One genomic region from Phragmites australis chromosome 1, lpPhrAust1.1, whole genome shotgun sequence encodes:
- the LOC133928259 gene encoding homeobox protein LUMINIDEPENDENS, with amino-acid sequence MDLVPFKPAAGALVEASGWIDAGAIPAMVAAQQEMLHAQVNQLQRLVVAQCHLTGVNPLAQEMAAGALSIKIGKKPRDLLNPKSVKCMQSLFALKDTIGKRETREISALCGVTVTQVREFFASQRARVRKFVTLSREKALRIETPNAHGNVCSITTEQTPIDIEAHAEVVEPLRILEPVQIPQSSSQPSDVPQISLQPMEVPQSCLQPMDVLQNSLQQAEVQQNCSAPFMPSGTMVMQPTDAKINPDSVRKEPKQDEVVPGVDSEDKKFLDSIFALMWKEETFSGQVKLMEWILQVNNVTILSWFLTMGGLTIVSTWLSQAAIEEQTSVILVIFKVLLHLPLHKALPAHMSVVLQTINRLRFYRTQDISSRARNLLSRLSKVLVRSHALKKPQKELIRKQRISEILRDESWKSEVDITEEIIALTDGANENRKPEPRKTPMLLTASADESNKKSAPPKKSKEKRKTLLVEHPNKKAAGKNVHSVRSISTNNSRPLSADDIQKAKMRAMFMQEKYGKVDTSKVSDKPQAMETQKTSGFVNSNVPPVPRSPLTSTAKIPVDPSASTSKQSAVPQPDKPETSGGLKLNISCQKNVKEKLDSKRVVWQIPPAVWIDPSWSVGTGENSKELEVQTQRNQREKETFYASQKDIPLNPKDPWDLEMDSDDSLTPEIPIDQPPDADTMEIDSMGAAPTNTAAPVEDKQIGSTSSTSVAVAAGANGAASEPDLELLTVLLKNPQLVFALTSNTGESVPSEQTVALLDTLKRTGLGLSELLSLANGAGVPKEPEPEPEPIPASLPSPTPPSDLTARADWRPEYPTQVKAPNLQQSHLSNRENTPIANTVQQSFSNVVSSLPSQPYASVSVLPAHIQTNAPSLPQLAVSVNPPIQNVPPMINHLNRVSVHQHAQQYALASDTVAVSIHQQPAVNKPTHGLQNISRPAVAHSSMLEPNASYATLPWESNAALVTNTGRNATADAWAPRTTNSYNIASANTVPYANKNAYGNQSTQSAYNAYGSTSVSSHALLPGHGLDRNGRNGYSRSAEYQTRARDSYHQHSRSPELGAGRDYGGTQSYTDDPQSLTHWNAGQESYVPEPSRQLTAYQSNTPAEPSRQWSYVRQSYTPAESSRHWSSAQQSYTPAEPSRQWSSEHQSYNLESSRPWSSGQQGQNPDTLRQWNQGKQDHYNPSDARRSSGQQWRR; translated from the exons GCTGCTGGTGCATTGTCTATCAAGATAG GTAAAAAGCCACGGGATTTGTTGAATCCAAAATCAGTTAAGTGCATGCAGTCACTTTTTGCTTTGAAGGATACTATTGGCAAAAGAGAGACCCGTGAAATTAGCGCACTCTGCGGGGTTACTGTTACGCAG GTTAGGGAGTTCTTTGCAAGTCAACGAGCACGAGTGAGAAAATTTGTTACCTTGTCTCGAGAAAAAGCTCTGAGAATAGAAACACCCAACGCACATGGCAATGTATGCTCCATAACCACTGAGCAGACTCCAATTGACATAGAGGCACATGCTGAAGTTGTCGAACCTCTGAGAATTTTAGAACCAGTGCAGATCCCACAAAGCTCTTCACAACCATCAGATGTCCCACAGATCTCTTTGCAACCAATGGAGGTCCCACAAAGTTGTTTGCAGCCTATGGACGTCTTGCAGAACTCTTTGCAACAAGCAGAGGTCCAGCAGAACTGTTCAGCCCCTTTCATGCCCTCAGGAACAATGGTTATGCAACCTACTGATGCTAAGATTAATCCAGACTCCGTTCGAAAGGAACCTAAGCAAGATGAAGTTGTTCCTGGTGTTGACTCAGAAGATAAGAAGTTCTTGGACAGTATCTTTGCTCTAATGTGGAAGGAGGAAACATTCTCTGGACAGGTCAAATTGATGGAATGGATTCTCCAAGTAAATAATGTTACAATTCTTAGTTG GTTCTTAACAATGGGTGGTTTAACCATTGTGTCAACATGGTTGAGTCAAGCAGCTATTGAAGAGCAAACATCGGTTATTCTTGTTATTTTCAAG GTGCTTCTCCACCTCCCATTACATAAGGCTTTGCCAGCCCACATGTCAGTTGTGTTGCAAACTATTAACAGGTTGCGGTTTTATAGGACACAAG ATATATCAAGCAGGGCCAGGAACCTCCTCTCCAGATTGAGCAAAGTGCTTGTAAGGAGTCATGCATTGAAGAAACCTCAAAAGGAGTTGATACGTAAACAAAG gATAAGTGAAATTCTCCGTGACGAGTCTTGGAAATCTGAAGTTGATATTACT GAGGAGATCATTGCCTTGACTGATGGTGCAAATGAGAACAG AAAGCCTGAGCCCAGAAAAACTCCAATGCTTCTCACGGCTTCTGCTGACGAGTCAAATAAAAAGAGTGCTCCGCCGAAAA AAtccaaagaaaaaaggaaaactcTACTTGTAGAACATCCAAATAAGAAAGCTGCTGGGAAGAATGTTCATTCTGTCAGGAGCATATCTACAAACAATAGCAGACCACTATCTGCAGATGATATCCAAAAAGCAAAGATGCGTGCCATGTTCATGCAGGAGAAGTATGGCAAGGTTGACACTAGCAAAGTGAGTGATAAACCGCAGGCAATGGAAACGCAAAAAACGTCTGGCTTTGTCAATTCGAATGTACCACCTGTGCCCAGAAGTCCCCTTACATCAACCGCAAAAATACCTGTTGACCCAAGCGCATCAACTTCTAAACAAAGTGCAGTTCCTCAGCCTGATAAGCCAGAAACCTCAGGCGGTTTGAAGTTAAACATAAGTTGTCAAAAAAATGTTAAAGAGAAGTTGGATTCCAAGAGAGTTGTTTGGCAGATACCACCAG CGGTATGGATAGACCCCTCGTGGAGTGTAGGTACTGGTGAAAACAGCAAGGAGCTTGAGGTTCAAACTCAGAGAAACCAGCGTGAGAAGGAAACCTTTTATGCAAGTCAGAAGGACATCCCATTGAATCCAAAGGACCCATGGGATCTGGAAATGGACTCTGATGACAGCCTGACCCCAGAAATTCCAATTGACCAGCCACCAGATGCCGACACTATGGAAATAGATAGCATGGGCGCAGCCCCTACTAACACTGCAGCTCCTGTTGAGGACAAGCAAATTGGATCAACGTCATCAACATCAGTAGCAGTTGCTGCCGGTGCAAATGGTGCAGCTTCTGAACCAGATCTTGAGTTGCTTACAGTGCTGCTCAAGAATCCACAGCTTGTCTTTGCTCTAACATCTAACACAGGGGAGAGCGTGCCAAGTGAACAGACTGTTGCACTTCTGGATACACTGAAGCGGACTGGCCTTGGACTTTCAGAGCTGTTGAGTCTAGCGAATGGTGCTGGGGTTCCAAAAGAGcctgaacctgaacctgaacctATTCCTGCTTCACTTCCATCACCAACTCCTCCATCGGACCTTACAGCAAGG GCTGATTGGAGACCAGAATACCCAACGCAGGTGAAGGCTCCAAACTTGCAGCAATCACATTTGTCAAACCGGGAGAATACACCTATTGCAAATACTGTGCAGCAAAGCTTCTCAAATGTTGTCAGTTCGTTGCCCTCACAACCTTATGCATCAGTTTCTGTTTTGCCGGCACATATTCAAACTAACGCCCCATCTCTACCTCAGTTGGCGGTTTCCGTAAATCCGCCTATTCAAAATGTCCCCCCTATGATTAACCACCTAAATAGAGTTTCAGTACATCAGCATGCCCAGCAATATGCGCTGGCGTCTGATACTGTTGCTGTGTCCATCCATCAGCAGCCAGCGGTGAACAAACCAACCCATGGACTTCAGAATATCTCAAGGCCTGCTGTAGCACATTCTTCAATGCTTGAGCCGAATGCCTCTTATGCAACACTCCCTTGGGAATCTAATGCTGCTCTTGTTACCAACACTGGACGAAATGCAACGGCTGATGCATGGGCTCCCCGCACAACTAATTCATATAATATTGCATCAGCAAACACAGTGCCGTATGCTAACAAGAATGCTTACGGTAATCAAAGTACACAGAGTGCATACAATGCTTATGGTTCTACCTCAGTCTCGTCCCATGCTCTTCTCCCAGGGCACGGACTGGACAGAAATGGTAGAAATGGTTATAGCCGATCCGCGGAGTACCAAACTCGGGCACGAGACAGCTATCACCAACACTCGAGGTCGCCTGAGCTTGGTGCTGGCCGTGACTATGGTGGCACGCAAAGTTATACTGATGATCCCCAGTCCTTAACGCACTGGAATGCAGGGCAAGAGAGCTACGTTCCTGAGCCCTCAAGGCAGTTGACTGCATATCAGAGCAACACCCCAgctgagccatcaaggcaatgGAGTTACGTGCGTCAGAGCTACACCCCAGCTGAGTCCTCAAGGCATTGGAGTTCTGCACAGCAGAGCTACACCCCGGCTGAGCCATCAAGGCAGTGGAGTTCTGAGCATCAGAGCTACAATCTTGAGTCCTCAAGGCCTTGGAGTTCCGGCCAGCAGGGTCAGAACCCGGATACATTGAGGCAATGGAATCAGGGAAAGCAAGATCATTACAATCCGAGTGATGCTCGAAGATCATCTGGTCAACAATGGAGGAGATAA